Proteins encoded by one window of Chryseobacterium foetidum:
- a CDS encoding UDP-2,3-diacylglucosamine diphosphatase yields MLKTTISIEPGKKVYFASDQHFGAPNPKESKLREEKFIRWMNQIKEDAQVLFLMGDLFDFWHEWNHVIPKGYVRVLGKIAELKDHGIQVYFFVGNHDLWMKDYLEEEIGCTVFYKKQYFEMGGKQFLLAHGDGLGPGDKGYKRMKKVFTNPIAQWFFRWLHPDIAMKIALYMSQKNKMISGDEDKAFLGEDKEFLIIYSKKKLETEKIDYFIYGHRHLPMILNLNENSKYVNLGDWISYFTYGVFEHDFELKTFEADGQKKLPLKEVISE; encoded by the coding sequence GTGCTTAAAACAACCATCAGTATCGAACCCGGAAAGAAAGTTTATTTTGCTTCAGATCAGCATTTCGGTGCGCCGAATCCGAAGGAAAGCAAACTGCGTGAGGAAAAATTTATCCGTTGGATGAATCAGATTAAGGAAGATGCGCAGGTTCTGTTTTTGATGGGCGATTTATTTGATTTCTGGCATGAGTGGAATCACGTTATTCCCAAAGGATATGTGCGGGTTTTAGGTAAAATTGCAGAATTAAAAGACCACGGAATTCAGGTTTATTTTTTTGTCGGAAACCACGATCTGTGGATGAAAGATTATCTGGAAGAAGAAATTGGATGCACCGTTTTTTATAAAAAACAGTATTTTGAAATGGGCGGAAAGCAGTTTCTGCTTGCTCACGGCGATGGTTTGGGGCCCGGCGATAAAGGTTATAAAAGGATGAAAAAAGTCTTTACCAACCCAATCGCACAGTGGTTTTTCAGATGGCTTCATCCGGATATTGCGATGAAAATTGCACTGTACATGTCTCAGAAAAACAAAATGATTTCCGGTGACGAAGACAAAGCTTTTTTAGGTGAAGACAAAGAGTTTTTAATCATCTATTCCAAAAAGAAACTGGAAACTGAGAAAATCGACTATTTTATTTACGGTCACAGACATTTGCCAATGATTTTAAATTTAAATGAAAACTCAAAATACGTCAATCTGGGAGACTGGATTTCTTATTTTACCTATGGTGTTTTTGAGCACGATTTTGAACTGAAAACTTTTGAAGCGGACGGACAAAAAAAATTACC
- a CDS encoding 6-pyruvoyl trahydropterin synthase family protein, whose protein sequence is MIRITKIFTFETAHVLYNYDGKCKNMHGHSYKLFVTVKGKPINDLENPKNGMVVDFGDIKTIVKAEIVDVWDHAVLINGVSPHREMGEELENKGQKVIYCNFQPTCENMLYAIAAKVKAKLPEGISLAYLKLHETENSYGEWFAEDNQ, encoded by the coding sequence ATGATACGTATTACAAAAATTTTTACTTTCGAAACTGCTCATGTTTTGTACAATTATGACGGGAAATGTAAAAATATGCACGGGCATTCTTACAAACTTTTCGTTACTGTAAAGGGAAAACCAATCAATGATCTTGAAAATCCAAAGAATGGAATGGTCGTAGATTTCGGAGATATAAAAACCATTGTGAAAGCTGAAATCGTAGATGTTTGGGATCATGCGGTCTTAATTAACGGCGTTTCTCCGCACAGAGAAATGGGCGAGGAGCTTGAAAACAAAGGTCAGAAAGTGATTTACTGTAATTTTCAACCAACCTGCGAAAATATGTTGTACGCCATCGCTGCAAAAGTAAAAGCAAAACTTCCGGAAGGAATTTCTTTGGCCTATCTTAAACTTCACGAGACCGAAAACTCTTACGGAGAATGGTTTGCAGAAGATAATCAATAA
- a CDS encoding Yip1 family protein, giving the protein MENDFTNSQFEEFEKYDSLTDKDIFTKIWTQPRKIFKFINDTKYEKYFYILMFFAGVVRAFDQASTKNMGDKTSLPYIILTCFFVGGALGWISFFIYAALLSWTGKWLNGAGNTSSIYRMMAYAMIPSIFALAFLIPQMAVFGVDVFRDADYDSGSIFGTVVFWVSLCIEMILSVTTLVFMVIGLSEVQKFSVWKAILNLFLPIFIILFPILLLVALFAVS; this is encoded by the coding sequence ATGGAAAACGATTTTACCAACAGCCAGTTTGAAGAGTTTGAAAAGTACGATTCTCTTACGGATAAAGATATTTTCACAAAAATCTGGACTCAACCCAGAAAGATTTTTAAATTTATAAACGATACAAAGTACGAAAAGTATTTTTATATTCTCATGTTTTTCGCTGGCGTTGTAAGGGCTTTTGATCAGGCTTCCACCAAAAATATGGGGGATAAAACTTCTCTTCCTTATATTATTCTGACATGCTTTTTCGTAGGTGGTGCTTTGGGGTGGATCTCATTTTTCATCTACGCTGCGCTGCTTAGCTGGACGGGGAAATGGCTGAATGGTGCCGGAAATACATCATCCATTTATAGAATGATGGCTTATGCAATGATTCCCTCAATCTTTGCATTGGCATTTCTCATTCCTCAAATGGCCGTTTTTGGAGTCGATGTTTTCAGGGATGCAGATTATGATTCTGGAAGTATATTCGGAACTGTTGTGTTTTGGGTGTCATTATGTATCGAAATGATTCTTTCAGTTACAACGCTTGTTTTTATGGTCATCGGGCTTTCAGAAGTTCAGAAATTTTCAGTGTGGAAAGCTATCCTCAATCTTTTTCTCCCCATTTTTATTATTTTATTCCCAATTCTTCTGCTGGTTGCTTTGTTCGCTGTATCCTGA
- a CDS encoding acyl-CoA thioesterase: MSLIFEKEIQITEEHIDQNNHVNNVQYVKWVEEIAGEHWDTVKDKLGFPKDIWMLVDHHIQYKKQVYLGDIITIRTYPKPPEGIRQPRKVEFYCNDILVVDSSTLWVFIDRQTQKVKRLDENWLELI; encoded by the coding sequence ATGAGTTTGATTTTCGAGAAAGAAATACAGATTACTGAAGAACATATTGACCAGAATAATCACGTCAACAACGTTCAGTACGTGAAGTGGGTTGAGGAAATTGCAGGTGAACACTGGGATACAGTAAAAGACAAATTAGGTTTTCCGAAAGATATCTGGATGTTGGTCGATCATCATATTCAATATAAAAAACAGGTTTATCTGGGAGATATAATTACCATCAGAACCTATCCTAAACCGCCGGAAGGAATTCGTCAGCCAAGAAAAGTAGAGTTCTACTGTAATGATATTTTGGTGGTAGATTCTTCAACACTTTGGGTTTTTATCGACAGACAAACCCAAAAGGTCAAAAGACTGGATGAGAATTGGCTGGAATTAATCTGA
- a CDS encoding ComF family protein produces the protein MILDVFFPNRCIHCSRIIDDNQLVCELCFEHIHFTHYNYFSSNNLKERCRLLFPIENAFALMQFEKENLSRKIIHELKYKSRKNAGKVLAEWTGEQLDFKNHKPDLLVTVPLHPKKLKERGYNQLHLFTETLSKFYEIPFSHDLIKRNHYSKAQALKDKQHRLETLNTFSITRKISNQHILLIDDVFTTGNTLATVAWEILKVGNNKISVLVMAMDE, from the coding sequence ATGATTTTAGATGTATTCTTCCCGAATCGATGCATTCACTGCAGCCGTATAATTGATGACAACCAGCTTGTTTGTGAACTTTGTTTTGAACATATTCATTTCACCCACTACAATTATTTTTCATCCAACAACCTTAAAGAAAGATGCAGACTGTTGTTTCCAATAGAAAATGCTTTCGCCCTGATGCAGTTTGAAAAAGAAAATTTAAGCAGAAAAATCATCCACGAACTTAAATACAAAAGCAGGAAAAATGCCGGAAAAGTCTTAGCTGAATGGACGGGTGAACAGTTAGATTTTAAAAATCACAAACCGGATCTTTTGGTTACCGTTCCGCTTCATCCAAAGAAACTAAAGGAAAGAGGTTATAATCAGCTTCATCTTTTTACTGAAACCTTGTCGAAGTTTTATGAAATTCCATTCAGCCATGATTTAATTAAAAGAAATCATTATTCAAAAGCTCAGGCTTTGAAAGACAAACAACACCGTCTGGAAACTTTAAATACTTTTTCAATAACCAGAAAAATTTCAAATCAACATATTTTGCTGATTGACGATGTTTTTACCACCGGAAATACTTTGGCGACCGTCGCGTGGGAAATTTTGAAAGTAGGAAACAATAAAATCAGCGTTTTGGTAATGGCGATGGATGAATAA
- the upp gene encoding uracil phosphoribosyltransferase, with protein sequence MTIILSQQFSLVNSWINELRNVDVQQDRMRFRRNMERIGEIAAFEISKDLETKEVEIQTPLDKLKVKEIAVQPVITTILRAGVPLFEGILNYLDKADCGFVAAYRKHDANDYFSIKQDYLTCPNIDGRPLIVADPMLATGASLIEAIKDLLTNGTPTQLHIVAAIASRQGVETIEKAYPQAKIWVGAIDENLTSKGYITPGLGDAGDLSYGEKLQR encoded by the coding sequence ATGACAATAATCCTTTCACAACAGTTTTCATTAGTTAATTCCTGGATCAACGAACTTCGAAACGTCGATGTTCAGCAAGACCGAATGAGATTCCGCAGAAATATGGAAAGAATAGGGGAAATTGCCGCCTTTGAAATTTCTAAAGATTTAGAAACGAAAGAAGTTGAAATTCAGACTCCTTTGGATAAACTTAAAGTGAAAGAAATTGCCGTCCAGCCTGTCATCACTACCATTTTAAGAGCTGGAGTTCCTTTGTTTGAAGGGATTTTAAATTATCTCGATAAAGCAGACTGTGGCTTCGTGGCAGCTTACAGAAAACACGATGCCAACGATTATTTTTCAATAAAACAGGATTATCTGACGTGCCCGAATATCGACGGACGACCATTAATCGTTGCAGATCCAATGCTCGCAACCGGAGCTTCTCTCATTGAAGCCATCAAAGATTTATTAACCAACGGAACACCGACTCAACTTCACATTGTAGCTGCAATCGCCTCCAGACAAGGTGTTGAAACCATCGAAAAAGCTTATCCTCAAGCAAAAATCTGGGTCGGAGCAATCGACGAAAATTTAACTTCAAAAGGCTACATCACACCAGGCTTAGGCGACGCCGGAGATTTAAGCTACGGAGAAAAACTACAGAGATAG
- the der gene encoding ribosome biogenesis GTPase Der: MSNIVAIVGRPNVGKSTLFNRFLERREAIVDSTAGVTRDRHYGKSDWNGVEFTVIDTGGYDVNNDDVFQEEISKQVQLAIDEATSIIFMLNVEEGLTDTDYEIHEMLRRSNKPTYIVINKVDSAKEEVDATEFYQLGIDKYYTLSSATGSGTGEILDDIVRDFPTTDYKDPFEGLPKITIAGRPNVGKSTMTNALLDTERNIVTDVAGTTRDSIQTLYNKFGHEFVLVDTAGMRRKSKVNEDLEFYSVMRSIRSIEYSDVVIIMVDATLGWESQDMNIFGLAQKNRKGIVIVVNKWDLVEDKKTNTVRDFENSIKEKIGQFSDVPILFVSALTKQRILKTVEMAMIVYEDRKKKIKTSKLNEVMLPIFEAMPPPANKGKYIKIKYCVQLPTPSPQFVFFCNLPQYVKEPYKRFTENQLRKQFGFTGVPIEVYFRQK, translated from the coding sequence ATGTCAAATATTGTTGCTATTGTTGGGCGCCCCAACGTAGGAAAATCCACGTTATTTAATCGATTTTTAGAAAGGAGAGAGGCTATTGTAGACTCTACTGCCGGAGTTACCAGAGACCGTCATTACGGAAAATCTGACTGGAATGGTGTAGAATTTACCGTGATTGATACAGGTGGTTATGATGTGAATAACGATGACGTGTTTCAGGAAGAAATTTCAAAACAGGTTCAGTTAGCGATTGATGAAGCTACTTCAATCATTTTTATGTTAAATGTGGAAGAAGGTCTTACAGATACGGATTACGAAATCCACGAAATGCTGAGAAGATCAAACAAACCCACTTACATCGTCATCAACAAAGTAGATTCTGCCAAAGAAGAGGTGGATGCTACAGAATTTTATCAGCTGGGAATCGATAAATACTACACTTTATCATCTGCTACCGGATCAGGAACAGGAGAAATTCTGGATGATATCGTAAGAGATTTCCCGACGACAGATTACAAAGATCCTTTTGAAGGTCTGCCAAAAATCACCATTGCCGGCCGTCCAAATGTTGGGAAATCTACGATGACGAATGCTTTGCTTGATACAGAAAGAAATATTGTGACTGACGTTGCAGGAACTACAAGAGACAGTATTCAAACGCTTTACAATAAATTCGGACATGAGTTTGTGTTGGTTGATACCGCAGGGATGAGAAGGAAATCCAAAGTGAATGAAGACTTAGAGTTCTATTCTGTAATGCGTTCTATCCGTTCAATTGAATATTCTGACGTGGTGATCATTATGGTTGATGCAACTTTAGGATGGGAATCTCAGGATATGAACATTTTCGGTTTGGCTCAGAAAAACAGAAAAGGAATTGTAATTGTAGTGAACAAATGGGATTTGGTGGAAGATAAAAAAACCAATACAGTGAGAGATTTTGAAAACTCAATCAAGGAAAAAATCGGACAGTTCAGTGATGTTCCCATTCTGTTTGTTTCGGCTTTAACGAAACAAAGGATTCTGAAGACGGTAGAAATGGCAATGATTGTTTATGAAGACCGTAAGAAGAAAATCAAAACTTCAAAATTAAACGAAGTAATGCTTCCGATTTTTGAAGCAATGCCACCGCCGGCAAATAAAGGAAAGTACATCAAAATCAAATATTGTGTGCAGCTTCCAACGCCGTCGCCGCAGTTTGTATTCTTCTGTAACCTGCCGCAGTACGTGAAAGAGCCTTACAAGCGATTTACTGAAAACCAATTGAGAAAGCAGTTCGGGTTTACCGGAGTTCCGATTGAAGTTTATTTCAGACAAAAATAA
- the map gene encoding type I methionyl aminopeptidase, whose protein sequence is MSITNEQELQGMQNISKAVALTLKAMVDYAAPGMTTKELDEYGGKILAGYGAKSAPHLTYGFPGWTCISIDNEFCHGIPSENRILKEGDLINIDVSAELDGFWADNGSSFIIGKDIHQHQKLVDASKEILEKTISNISGGKKIAEIGHLMETEAKRRGFKVIKNLGGHGVGRSLHEEPDELLNYKNRFDNRRFKKNSVVAIETFISTDSSIAVELNDGWTMVGNRGGYMAQHEHTILITDGKPVILTEMNGIWN, encoded by the coding sequence ATGTCTATCACCAACGAGCAGGAACTTCAGGGAATGCAAAACATCAGCAAAGCAGTTGCCCTAACTTTGAAAGCGATGGTTGACTACGCAGCACCAGGCATGACCACAAAAGAGCTTGATGAGTACGGTGGAAAAATTCTTGCTGGGTACGGCGCAAAATCAGCTCCTCACCTTACTTATGGCTTTCCTGGATGGACCTGCATCAGCATTGACAATGAATTTTGCCACGGAATCCCCTCAGAGAACAGAATTCTGAAAGAAGGCGACCTCATCAACATTGATGTTTCAGCCGAACTCGACGGATTTTGGGCTGACAACGGAAGTTCGTTTATTATTGGAAAAGATATTCATCAACATCAAAAACTGGTGGATGCTTCAAAGGAAATTTTAGAAAAAACCATCAGCAACATCAGCGGTGGAAAAAAGATTGCCGAAATCGGACATTTGATGGAAACGGAAGCTAAGAGAAGAGGATTTAAAGTTATTAAAAACCTCGGTGGTCACGGCGTTGGAAGAAGTCTTCACGAAGAACCGGACGAATTATTAAACTACAAAAACAGATTCGACAACAGAAGATTCAAGAAAAATTCTGTAGTAGCCATTGAAACTTTTATTTCAACGGATTCAAGCATTGCCGTGGAACTGAATGACGGATGGACGATGGTGGGAAACCGTGGTGGATACATGGCTCAGCATGAACATACGATTTTAATTACCGACGGAAAACCTGTGATTTTAACGGAAATGAATGGGATCTGGAATTAA
- the katG gene encoding catalase/peroxidase HPI → MENQNGDISKCPFHNGQLNQPVAGGGTDNRDWWPKQLRVDILRQHSKLSDPMDENFNYAEAFRSLDYQGLKNDLHALMTDSQDWWPADFGHYGPLFVRMAWHSAGTYRVFDGRGGGARGQQRFAPLNSWPDNVSLDKARRLLWPIKQKYGNKISWADLMILTGNVALESMGFKTFGFAGGREDVWEADQDVYWGSEHTWLGNEERYSDGKAGLDAHGVVSSDENAGGGTHSRDLEKPLAAAHMGLIYVNPEGPDGNPDPIAAAKDIRDTFGRMAMDDEETVALIAGGHTFGKTHGAGPSDHVGKEPEATDLASQGFGWESSFNTGKGKDTITSGLEVTWTETPTQWSNHFFKNLFENEWELTKSPAGAHQWVAKGGAEIIPDAFDENKKHRATMLTTDLSLRLDPAYEKISRRFFENPDQFADAFARAWFKLTHRDMGPKARYLGTEVPAEELIWQDPVPEVDHELIDENDIQNLKSEILHSGLSVSELVSTAWASASTFRGSDKRGGANGARIRLAPQKYWAVNNPSQLQKVLDILENIQKKFNENQTGNKKVSLADLIVLAGNAAVEKAASNGGFDASVKFNAGRTDASQEQTDVESVGYLEPLADGFRNYRRGNRNVSTESLLIDKAQLLTLTAPEMTVLLGGMRALNTNFDGSKHGVFTQNSETLSNDFFVNLLDMNTQWKATSQDRELYEGSDRNSGENRWTATRADLVFGSNAELRAIAEIYASSDSKEKFVKDFVKAWEKVMDLDRFDLK, encoded by the coding sequence ATGGAAAACCAAAATGGAGACATCAGCAAGTGCCCTTTCCACAACGGACAACTCAATCAACCGGTAGCAGGCGGCGGAACAGACAACCGCGACTGGTGGCCAAAACAGTTAAGAGTTGATATCTTAAGACAGCATTCAAAACTTTCGGATCCGATGGACGAAAATTTTAATTATGCTGAAGCTTTCAGATCTCTGGACTATCAGGGTTTGAAAAATGACCTTCACGCTTTAATGACCGATTCTCAGGATTGGTGGCCGGCCGATTTCGGACACTACGGACCACTCTTCGTGAGGATGGCCTGGCACAGTGCCGGAACCTACAGGGTTTTTGACGGTCGTGGTGGCGGAGCTAGAGGTCAGCAGAGATTTGCGCCACTCAACAGCTGGCCCGATAATGTGAGTTTAGATAAAGCAAGAAGGCTGCTTTGGCCAATCAAACAAAAATACGGTAACAAAATTTCCTGGGCAGATCTGATGATCCTCACAGGAAATGTTGCCTTGGAATCGATGGGTTTCAAAACTTTTGGTTTCGCAGGAGGAAGGGAAGATGTGTGGGAAGCCGATCAGGATGTATATTGGGGCTCAGAACACACTTGGCTAGGAAATGAAGAACGTTATTCCGACGGAAAAGCAGGTTTGGATGCTCACGGCGTTGTTTCCTCAGACGAAAATGCCGGTGGCGGAACACACAGCAGAGACCTTGAAAAACCTTTGGCAGCGGCTCACATGGGATTAATCTATGTAAATCCCGAAGGTCCGGATGGAAATCCTGATCCGATTGCTGCAGCAAAAGACATTCGTGATACTTTCGGAAGAATGGCGATGGATGATGAAGAAACAGTGGCTCTGATTGCCGGCGGACATACCTTTGGAAAAACCCACGGTGCGGGACCGTCAGATCACGTAGGGAAAGAGCCTGAAGCAACCGATCTGGCTTCCCAAGGCTTCGGATGGGAAAGTTCGTTCAATACAGGAAAAGGAAAAGATACCATCACCAGCGGACTTGAAGTAACGTGGACGGAAACTCCGACGCAATGGAGCAATCATTTCTTTAAAAACCTTTTTGAAAATGAATGGGAACTGACCAAAAGTCCTGCCGGAGCTCATCAGTGGGTGGCAAAAGGCGGTGCAGAAATCATTCCTGATGCTTTTGATGAGAATAAGAAACACAGAGCAACGATGTTGACAACGGATTTATCTTTAAGATTAGATCCGGCTTACGAGAAAATTTCAAGAAGGTTCTTCGAGAATCCTGATCAGTTTGCAGATGCTTTTGCAAGAGCATGGTTTAAACTTACTCACAGAGATATGGGGCCAAAAGCCAGATATTTGGGAACGGAAGTTCCGGCAGAAGAGTTGATTTGGCAGGATCCTGTTCCGGAAGTTGATCATGAATTGATTGATGAAAATGATATTCAGAACTTAAAATCTGAAATTTTACATTCAGGTTTAAGTGTTTCGGAACTGGTTTCTACAGCTTGGGCTTCCGCTTCTACGTTTAGAGGAAGTGATAAGCGCGGTGGTGCGAACGGGGCGAGAATTCGTCTGGCTCCACAGAAATACTGGGCGGTGAATAACCCTTCACAGCTTCAGAAAGTTTTGGATATTCTGGAAAACATTCAGAAAAAATTTAATGAAAATCAAACAGGAAATAAAAAGGTTTCATTGGCTGATTTAATTGTTCTGGCTGGAAATGCTGCAGTTGAAAAAGCTGCATCAAATGGAGGTTTTGACGCTTCAGTAAAATTCAATGCAGGAAGAACGGATGCTTCTCAGGAACAAACTGATGTAGAATCTGTTGGTTATCTTGAGCCGTTGGCCGATGGTTTCAGAAATTACAGAAGAGGAAACAGAAATGTTTCTACAGAATCTCTTTTAATTGATAAAGCTCAGCTTTTAACTTTAACTGCTCCGGAAATGACAGTTTTGTTGGGAGGAATGAGAGCTTTAAATACCAATTTTGACGGTTCAAAACATGGGGTTTTCACGCAAAACTCAGAAACATTAAGCAACGACTTCTTCGTTAATCTTCTGGATATGAATACGCAATGGAAAGCCACTTCGCAGGACAGAGAACTGTATGAAGGAAGTGACCGAAACTCCGGCGAAAATAGATGGACGGCAACACGTGCTGATCTGGTTTTCGGCTCTAATGCTGAGTTGAGAGCGATCGCAGAAATCTACGCTTCATCAGATTCAAAAGAAAAATTTGTAAAAGATTTCGTAAAAGCGTGGGAAAAAGTAATGGATCTCGATAGATTTGATTTGAAATAA
- a CDS encoding heme-binding domain-containing protein, whose protein sequence is MLKKIFVIVLVGFIIIQFFPIDKTNPPLEPGMDFLRIKDTPPEIAKLIRTSCYDCHSNETKYPWYASIAPSSWFLKNHINEGRKELNFSTFATYEPSRQIHKMEEAAEMVEKKKMPLDYYFIGHQDAKLSDADRKKLADYFRFQIKDTKIKNN, encoded by the coding sequence ATGCTTAAAAAAATATTCGTTATCGTTTTGGTAGGATTTATTATCATTCAGTTTTTTCCGATTGACAAGACCAATCCGCCACTGGAGCCGGGCATGGACTTTTTAAGGATAAAAGACACACCGCCGGAAATTGCCAAATTAATACGGACATCCTGCTACGACTGCCATTCGAATGAAACGAAATATCCATGGTATGCGAGTATTGCTCCGTCATCCTGGTTTTTGAAAAATCACATCAACGAAGGCCGAAAAGAACTGAATTTTTCAACATTTGCGACTTATGAGCCTTCAAGACAGATTCATAAAATGGAAGAGGCAGCAGAAATGGTGGAGAAGAAAAAAATGCCACTGGATTATTATTTCATAGGGCATCAGGACGCAAAACTTTCGGATGCAGACAGAAAAAAGCTCGCTGATTATTTTAGATTTCAAATCAAAGACACCAAAATTAAAAACAATTAA
- a CDS encoding thiol-disulfide oxidoreductase DCC family protein, giving the protein MENRENKHIIFFDGDCGVCNFWVQWILQRDKKNQFMFASLQSDFGQKFLGERKLDQKQFNTLYLWKVGSYYLIKSKAIIKVLNLLGGVYKAGGFLGQIIPTAISDQLYNVISKNRMKISNQKCFLPTSEERKKFIEV; this is encoded by the coding sequence ATGGAAAACCGGGAAAACAAACACATTATTTTTTTTGACGGAGACTGCGGTGTATGCAATTTCTGGGTACAGTGGATTTTGCAGAGGGACAAAAAAAATCAGTTTATGTTTGCTTCCCTTCAGTCAGATTTTGGGCAGAAATTTTTGGGTGAAAGAAAATTAGATCAAAAACAGTTCAATACTTTATATCTCTGGAAAGTAGGTTCTTATTATTTAATTAAATCAAAGGCGATTATTAAAGTTTTAAATTTACTTGGAGGAGTTTATAAAGCTGGAGGATTTTTAGGACAAATTATTCCAACAGCGATCAGCGATCAGCTCTACAACGTGATTTCAAAAAACAGAATGAAGATCAGCAATCAGAAATGTTTTTTACCAACATCGGAGGAAAGAAAGAAATTTATTGAAGTCTGA
- a CDS encoding DUF4290 domain-containing protein, whose protein sequence is MEYNTQKTQLLLPEYGRIIQQLVERCKELPTKEERSEMAMAIIDFMGQRNPHLRDEENYKHKLWDHLYILADYDLDADSPYPFPTREELAEKPKRMEYPKLQGDFKFYGKSILQLIEKAIELEPGDEKEALIEVIANNMKKSYNVYNKEHVTDDVIFRHLKELSSNRLDLTNIEALEKSKIYYATANRNNANKNNNNRNQSNTNTNVNKRRFTNNNNNKNRR, encoded by the coding sequence ATGGAATACAACACCCAAAAAACTCAGCTTCTTTTGCCGGAATATGGCAGAATCATACAACAGTTGGTTGAGCGTTGCAAAGAGCTTCCTACAAAAGAAGAACGAAGCGAAATGGCAATGGCAATCATTGATTTTATGGGGCAGAGAAATCCGCATTTGAGAGACGAAGAAAATTATAAACATAAACTCTGGGACCACTTATATATTTTGGCAGATTATGATCTGGATGCCGATTCGCCATATCCTTTCCCAACACGAGAGGAACTTGCTGAAAAGCCCAAAAGAATGGAATACCCAAAACTTCAGGGAGATTTTAAATTTTACGGAAAAAGCATTCTTCAACTGATTGAAAAAGCGATTGAACTTGAGCCGGGCGATGAAAAGGAAGCGCTAATTGAAGTGATTGCCAACAACATGAAGAAGTCTTACAATGTTTATAATAAAGAACACGTAACCGATGATGTGATTTTCCGTCATCTGAAAGAACTTTCATCCAACAGACTTGATTTAACGAACATTGAAGCTCTTGAAAAAAGCAAAATCTATTATGCAACTGCCAATAGAAACAATGCCAACAAGAATAACAATAACAGAAATCAGAGCAACACCAATACTAACGTCAACAAAAGAAGATTCACAAACAACAATAACAACAAGAACAGAAGGTAA